The DNA window TCGGAGATGAGCGGTTGGCTCACGCTCGGTGTCCCCGCAGATGCCTACGGAACCGGTATCATGGCTTTTTTGAACGGACTCGGGATGATTCCGGCGGATCTGTTCTCGTGGGCTGCGATCGCAAAGCGACTCCGGAAGTACACCGAGTTGGTTCGTTCCGTGACGCTGCCGACGTTCTTTGCCCATCGACTCGGTGACGATACGGGTCGTGTTAAAGGTGTTTCTGCAGTAGTGCTCATGCTGTTTGAGGGAGGCTACGTCGGTGCACAGATCGTCGCAGCAGGAACGTTGCTACAGATCCTGACGGGCATCGAGCCGTTGGTTGGCATCATCGTCGGGGGAATTATCGTTATCGGCTACACGTTCCTCGGTGGATATTTTGCCGTTGCGTGGTCCGATTACTTCCAAGGTACGATCATCCTCATGGCGTTCATCGCGCTTCCAATCATCGCATTCGTTGACATCGGTCTCCCGTTCGAAGCGCTAGCCCAAAACGGGGATAGTCTCACGAGCATCACGGCCGGAGCGACCGGATGGGCGGCCGTGTTCGGGATCATCAGCTACGCCGCTATCGGACTCGGGGTGCCTGGCAATCCCCACATCATGGTGCGGTTTATGGGGATCGATCGAGTGAAAAACATTCGTCTGGCGGCACTCGTCGCACAGTTGTTCATGTTCGTCGCGTACATCGGTGCGGCTTTCGTTGGCCTGTACGCGCTCGCCGTGTTCGGTGGTGGAACCATCGAGAACGGTGATGCCGTGATGCCAATGTTGACTCTCGATTTGCTGCCAGACGTGCTCGCTGGGATCGTACTCGCGGCTGCGCTGGCGGCGATGATGTCGAGCGCGGATTCACAGTTACTCGTTGCCACCAGCGCTGTCGTCGAGGACGTCTACCACGGATTTTTCGATCGAGACGCGACTCAGGCCCAACTCGTTCGGTACTCCAGGTATGTGACTCTCGGTTTGGGCATGGCTTCCGTTGCGTTTGCATCTCTTGCCAGAGACACCCCCATCTACACGCTCGTACTCGACTACGCGTGGGGTGGACTAGGCGCGGCGATCGGTCCGACGATCATCGCCACGCTCTGGTGGAAACGCGTCACAGCTGAAGGATCGATCGCCAGCATGATCGTCGGAACGGTCACGATGATCCTGTGGACACAACTCCCGACTGTTCTACAGCCGATCGGACTGATGCCACCCGAGTCGGCCGGATTCTGGTACGGTCTCGTTACGGTGTACGGACTGTTCCCGGCGTTCGTTCTATCGACGCTCGTACTCGTGATCGTCTCGCTGCTTACGTCTCCACCGGACGGTGTCGACGAACGGTTCGAAACGTTCGACAAACCGTTGTCCGCGGTGCTTTCGGAGGATGGCACGCCCGAGTACGCCACTGATGGCGGCGCTGTCGCTGTCGATGCCCCCACCGAACCGAAGGTAGTAACCGAGACTGACAATATCCGGAGCCACGTTGCTGCCGTCGCAGCGGAGAACACGACCGTAGACGCAGAGCAGTCAGTGATTACCGGGGAACACCACGAACACGCCGAGCTGTCGGTGTTTCCGCCAGCGATCACGCGAGAGATGGTTACGACCGAATCCTCGGGCCGAGTCATCGCGGTCGCGTACCCACACCGTGTATACGAGACCGAAACCGAGGTCGATCGGCCCTTCATGTCGTCACACACGGACGATCACGTCGTCAGTGTGGACTGCTCTCGACGACTCTCGGTGAGAGCCGATCTGTTCCCTGAGACCAACACCAAAACCATCTCGGACGTGATCGTTCTGCCGAACGAACTGAGCACGCAACAAGCAGACGAGAAAGCTCGTAATCAGACGTTCGAGTGGACGCTTCGAACCTCAATACTCGCTGACGTCCCCGAGACCGAGATCACTCGTGTGACCGATGCATACAAGCTCTTTTGGGTGGTGGAACGTCCTGACGGTGATGTGATAATAGATTCGGTCCGAGGAACAGAGCGTCTGCTTGACGGTTGACGCGTCGTTCTCGAACTATCCGACAGTAATATGTCCTTATCGAATAAACGGTTACCTTGTGTGAGACACACGTTATCAAGGATGAGTAGTCGAGCAGCACCGAGTGCCGAGTGGTGGGACGCCGAACGAGAGTACGATGATGCGGTCCTCGAACCGACAACGATCGGACAGTCGTTCGAGGAGAGCGTCAAATCCAACCGCGAACGGCCCGCTCAGCGGTACAAAGGCGGGATATACGATCGCTCACTCGTTTCAGCAGACGTGATCGAGCAACCGCCAGCTGGGCGCTACGAAACGCTCACTTACAGCGAGATGCAACGGATCGTCCACACTCTCGCGGCCGGAATACGTGATCTCGGAGTCGAACCGACTGACCGGATCGCCGTTTTCGCTGATACGCGTATGGAGTGGGCACAGGTCGATTTCGCGTTATTGGTCGCTGGTGCGGTCGTGACGACCGTCTATACTGAGTCATCGACGGAGCAGGTGCGGTATCTTCTTTCCGATTCTAGTTCGGTCGGTCTGTTCGTGGAAAACGAGACGCTGTTAGGCCGCGTTCTCGCGGTCGAGGACGATCTCGATCTCCGGTTTATCGTCGTTATGGACGAGTTCTCATTGGCAGAGTCCCGCGAGGATATCTTCACGCTCGGAGAACTATATCGCCGTGGAGAACAGCTCTCACAGTCGTTGCAGCCTGAAACGTGGCTCGACTCCCGTTCACCGGACGATCTCGCAACCATCATTTACACGTCGGGAACGACGGGACAACCGAAGGGCGTCAAGCTCACTCACCGGAACCTCAGAGACAACGTCAACGGGATTCGAAAGCGAGGTGGACCGCGACCCGACAAGCCAGAGGACATGTTCGTTATTGATAAGGAAATTACTACCCTCTCGTTTCTCCCGCTCGCTCACGTGTTCGAACGGACTGTTGGGCATTTCACTATGTTTGCATCCGGGGCAACTGTCGCCTATGCCGAGTCTCCGGAGACGGTAGCAGAGGATATCGGAAAGGTCCGTCCGGACGGACTAACGAGCGTTCCTCGGGTGTATGAGCGCATCTACGATTCCATGCAGGAACAAGCCCAAGGATCACGACTTAAAGAACACATCTTCGAGTGGGCTCTCGACCTCGCCAGAGAACATTCACGCCGTTCGGAGCACGGCGTGTTCCATCGGCTCAAACACGCGCTCGCCGATCGATTGGTGTACAGCAACGTTCGCGAAGAGTTGGGGGGTGGTGTCGACGGATTCATCAGCGGTGGTGGGAGCCTCTCGGTGGAGCTTTCCCGACTGTTCGATGGGATGGGGCTAACGATATACGAAGGATACGGCCTCACGGAGGCCGCCCCTGTCGTGAGCGTCAATCCGATCGAGGATCCCAGACCGGGCACGCTTGGACCGCCACTCCCCGGCGTGGAGGTGTCTCTCGATGGCTCACAGATCGACGAGAGCCGAAAACATCATTCTACGAGTGAGATCGGCGAGCTGCTCGTTCGCGGCGCGAACGTCACGAGCGGCTACTGGCAGGACCCCCACGCCACCGAAGCCGCCTTCACCGAGAACGAGTGGTTTCGCACTGGCGACATCGTAGAGCAGACCGACGATGGGTATCTCATTTTCCACGACCGTCTCAAGCAGCTCCTCGTTCTCTCGACGGGAAAGAACGTCGCCCCCGAACCGATCGAAAACGCCTTTGCCACCAGCGACCGCGTCGAACAGATCATGGTCATCGGCGACGACGAGAAATTCATCAGCGCACTCATCGTCCCGAACTTCGAGGAAGTCCGGCGATGGGCCGACCGAGAGGAGATCCGACTCCCCGATAGTCGAGAGCAACTGTGTCACGATGAACAGGTCCAACGGTGGATCGTCGAGGAAGTAAATGCAGTCAACCGTCGGTTCCAACCCGAAGAGCAGATCAAGCTGTTCGAACTCGTTTCCGAACGATGGACTCCGCA is part of the Halocatena salina genome and encodes:
- a CDS encoding AMP-dependent synthetase/ligase, with amino-acid sequence MSSRAAPSAEWWDAEREYDDAVLEPTTIGQSFEESVKSNRERPAQRYKGGIYDRSLVSADVIEQPPAGRYETLTYSEMQRIVHTLAAGIRDLGVEPTDRIAVFADTRMEWAQVDFALLVAGAVVTTVYTESSTEQVRYLLSDSSSVGLFVENETLLGRVLAVEDDLDLRFIVVMDEFSLAESREDIFTLGELYRRGEQLSQSLQPETWLDSRSPDDLATIIYTSGTTGQPKGVKLTHRNLRDNVNGIRKRGGPRPDKPEDMFVIDKEITTLSFLPLAHVFERTVGHFTMFASGATVAYAESPETVAEDIGKVRPDGLTSVPRVYERIYDSMQEQAQGSRLKEHIFEWALDLAREHSRRSEHGVFHRLKHALADRLVYSNVREELGGGVDGFISGGGSLSVELSRLFDGMGLTIYEGYGLTEAAPVVSVNPIEDPRPGTLGPPLPGVEVSLDGSQIDESRKHHSTSEIGELLVRGANVTSGYWQDPHATEAAFTENEWFRTGDIVEQTDDGYLIFHDRLKQLLVLSTGKNVAPEPIENAFATSDRVEQIMVIGDDEKFISALIVPNFEEVRRWADREEIRLPDSREQLCHDEQVQRWIVEEVNAVNRRFQPEEQIKLFELVSERWTPQNGLLTPSLKKKRRNIRQRYDERIEDIYSSN